The following coding sequences lie in one Pseudomonas syringae CC1557 genomic window:
- a CDS encoding ABC transporter ATP-binding protein: MTQALIELSDLSFNWPGHPQLLDIPSFRLQTGETLFLKGPSGSGKTTLLSLLGGVQKPVSGSIRLLNQELSGLSSAARDRFRVDHTGYIFQQFNLLPFLSVRENIELPCHFSRLRAERARQRHGSVEKATTTLLAHLGLKDPAMLVRRADSLSIGQQQRVAAARALIGQPELVIADEPTSALDADSREAFIRLLFAECREAGASLLFVSHDQSLAPLFDRNLSLSDLNRAAVAVES, translated from the coding sequence ATGACCCAAGCACTGATCGAATTGTCGGACCTGAGCTTCAACTGGCCCGGTCATCCTCAATTGCTGGACATCCCCAGCTTCCGCCTGCAAACCGGCGAAACGCTGTTTCTCAAAGGCCCTAGCGGCAGCGGCAAAACCACATTATTGAGCTTGCTCGGCGGCGTGCAAAAGCCGGTCAGTGGCAGCATCCGCCTGTTGAATCAGGAACTGTCGGGCCTGTCGTCAGCGGCGCGTGATCGTTTTCGAGTCGATCATACCGGCTACATCTTCCAGCAGTTCAACCTGCTGCCATTCCTGTCAGTGCGGGAAAACATCGAGCTGCCTTGTCACTTTTCCAGACTCCGCGCAGAGCGTGCCAGGCAACGCCACGGCAGCGTGGAAAAAGCCACAACCACCCTGCTCGCCCACCTGGGCCTGAAAGATCCGGCAATGCTGGTGCGCCGTGCCGACTCGCTGTCCATCGGCCAGCAGCAACGCGTGGCCGCCGCCCGGGCATTGATCGGTCAGCCGGAACTGGTGATTGCCGACGAGCCGACGTCCGCGCTGGATGCGGACTCGCGTGAGGCGTTCATCCGCCTGTTGTTCGCCGAATGCCGCGAGGCCGGGGCCAGCTTGCTGTTCGTCAGCCATGACCAGAGCCTGGCCCCCTTGTTTGATCGCAATCTGTCGCTGAGCGATTTGAATCGCGCCGCCGTCGCCGTGGAGAGTTGA
- a CDS encoding DUF2796 domain-containing protein, protein MRRLLLALPFALLPLVAAHAAEEHDHDHGDEHGSLGAHEHGVGRLDVVLEGKTLEFEFDSPAMNIVGFEHVATSDEDKAKVAKTRELLLKPNALFSIADAANCSATSVKLESPLFGDKDDDHEEHAEAGDADHHEHSEIHGHYKFVCDAPGVLRKLDLSQIFKTFPDTKKLQVQLISPGGQSGAEVIAANPTLKF, encoded by the coding sequence ATGCGCCGTTTGCTACTTGCCCTGCCCTTTGCCCTGCTGCCACTGGTTGCTGCCCATGCTGCTGAAGAACACGATCATGATCACGGCGACGAACACGGCAGCCTTGGCGCACACGAGCACGGTGTCGGGCGTCTGGACGTGGTGCTGGAAGGCAAGACACTGGAGTTCGAATTCGACAGCCCGGCCATGAACATCGTGGGCTTCGAACACGTTGCGACGTCAGACGAAGACAAGGCCAAAGTGGCCAAGACGCGTGAATTGCTGCTCAAGCCCAACGCGTTGTTCAGCATTGCCGATGCGGCCAATTGCTCGGCTACCTCGGTAAAGCTGGAAAGCCCGCTGTTTGGCGACAAGGATGATGATCACGAAGAACACGCCGAAGCCGGCGACGCTGATCATCATGAGCACAGTGAGATCCACGGCCACTACAAATTCGTCTGTGACGCGCCGGGCGTGTTGCGCAAGCTCGACCTGTCGCAAATCTTCAAAACCTTTCCCGATACCAAGAAGCTTCAGGTACAACTGATTTCGCCGGGCGGCCAGTCGGGCGCAGAAGTGATCGCAGCGAATCCGACGCTGAAATTCTAA
- a CDS encoding nuclear transport factor 2 family protein codes for MNKLHPNREILRAVYKDLTRIAEFADADIVLHKADQGAGGGLSIAIGKDAVLSHEISLLRSTGQTLYMDIHDIVANDNFGSVLGDMRASCEGRKIIMPFCGLWRFRDGRIVEHWENVYDVRALGDFLSGKQPTVNQWRYA; via the coding sequence ATGAACAAGCTCCATCCGAACAGAGAAATCCTGCGTGCGGTGTACAAGGATCTGACACGCATTGCCGAGTTTGCCGATGCCGATATTGTGCTGCACAAGGCGGATCAAGGCGCTGGCGGTGGCTTGTCCATTGCCATCGGCAAAGACGCGGTGCTTTCCCATGAGATCAGTCTGCTCAGGAGCACAGGCCAGACTTTGTACATGGATATCCACGATATCGTTGCCAACGATAACTTCGGCTCGGTGCTGGGAGATATGCGCGCCAGTTGCGAGGGCCGGAAAATCATCATGCCGTTCTGCGGCCTGTGGCGGTTTCGTGATGGCAGGATTGTCGAGCATTGGGAAAACGTCTATGACGTGCGTGCACTGGGCGACTTCCTGAGCGGCAAGCAACCGACCGTCAACCAGTGGCGTTACGCGTGA
- the trxA gene encoding thioredoxin yields MSQDTAYIFDATTATFDQLVIDKSFDQPVLVDFWAEWCAPCKVLMPLLQQITESYQGELLLAKVNCDAEPDVVARFGIRSLPTVVLFKDGQPVDGFAGAQPESEIRKILDQHVVMPPPPAADPLKQAQALFAESRFSEAEALLKALLGEDNTNAAALILYARCLAERGELSEAKAVLDAVTGDAHKAELAGAKAQLTFLAEAATLPDAAELKSRLAQNPQDDEATHQLAIQQLSRQQYEAALDGLLKLFIRNRNYAEGLPHKTLLQVFDLLGNDHPLVTAYRRKLFAALY; encoded by the coding sequence ATGAGCCAGGACACTGCTTACATCTTCGACGCGACCACCGCGACCTTCGATCAACTGGTGATCGACAAGTCATTCGATCAGCCGGTCCTGGTCGATTTCTGGGCCGAGTGGTGTGCACCCTGCAAGGTCTTGATGCCGCTGTTGCAGCAGATCACCGAGAGCTATCAAGGCGAACTGCTGCTGGCCAAGGTCAACTGCGACGCCGAGCCGGATGTCGTTGCACGCTTCGGTATTCGCAGTCTGCCGACTGTGGTGCTGTTCAAGGACGGCCAGCCGGTAGACGGCTTTGCCGGAGCCCAGCCGGAGTCGGAAATTCGCAAGATTCTCGACCAGCACGTCGTCATGCCCCCACCGCCAGCGGCCGATCCGCTCAAGCAGGCGCAAGCACTGTTTGCCGAAAGCCGCTTCTCCGAAGCCGAGGCCCTACTCAAGGCGCTGCTGGGCGAAGACAACACCAATGCCGCTGCGCTGATTCTGTACGCGCGCTGCCTGGCTGAACGGGGCGAGCTGAGCGAAGCCAAAGCCGTACTGGATGCTGTCACTGGTGATGCGCACAAGGCCGAACTGGCAGGCGCCAAGGCGCAGCTGACGTTTCTCGCCGAAGCCGCCACCCTGCCGGATGCCGCCGAGCTGAAAAGCCGTCTAGCGCAAAACCCGCAGGATGACGAAGCCACGCATCAACTGGCGATTCAGCAGTTGTCGCGCCAACAGTACGAAGCAGCGCTCGACGGCCTGCTCAAGCTGTTCATACGCAACCGCAATTATGCCGAAGGCCTGCCGCACAAAACCTTGCTGCAAGTGTTCGACCTGCTGGGCAACGATCATCCGCTGGTCACGGCGTACCGCCGCAAGCTGTTTGCTGCGCTGTACTAA
- a CDS encoding class I SAM-dependent methyltransferase, with the protein MTAPQHLQQSLNELLGDARLVVTALPGTELELWLIDDSNMDRAFSPDETRRILEDPPYWSFCWASGLALARFLAEHPHWVAGKRVLDFGAGSGVVAIAAVKAGALEVVACDLDPLAITACQANAELNQVSLSYSTDFFTEADRFDLILVADVLYDRANLPLLDHFLSRGREALVADSRVRDFKHATYQRLAMLHAHTLPDLAEPHEFRDVSLYHAVRSALNKSPVALS; encoded by the coding sequence ATGACTGCTCCGCAACACCTGCAACAATCGCTGAACGAGCTGCTCGGTGACGCCCGACTGGTCGTTACGGCGCTGCCGGGCACCGAGCTGGAACTGTGGCTGATCGATGATTCCAATATGGATCGCGCGTTCAGCCCGGATGAAACGCGCCGCATCCTTGAAGACCCACCGTACTGGAGCTTCTGCTGGGCCAGCGGTTTGGCCTTGGCGCGCTTTCTGGCTGAACACCCGCACTGGGTAGCAGGCAAGCGGGTACTGGACTTCGGCGCCGGTTCGGGTGTGGTCGCCATTGCCGCAGTGAAAGCCGGTGCGCTGGAGGTGGTGGCCTGTGATCTCGACCCGCTGGCGATCACCGCCTGTCAGGCCAACGCTGAACTCAATCAAGTGTCATTGAGTTACTCGACAGATTTCTTTACTGAGGCTGATCGCTTTGATCTGATCCTGGTCGCCGACGTGCTGTACGACCGCGCCAACCTGCCGCTGCTTGATCACTTCCTCTCCCGAGGCCGTGAAGCCCTGGTGGCAGACTCTCGCGTTCGCGACTTCAAGCATGCTACCTACCAGCGCCTGGCAATGCTGCACGCGCATACCCTGCCGGACCTGGCTGAGCCGCATGAGTTCCGGGATGTGAGCTTGTATCACGCGGTGCGGTCAGCGCTGAATAAAAGTCCGGTAGCGCTCAGCTAA
- the nrdR gene encoding transcriptional regulator NrdR yields the protein MHCPFCGANDTKVIDSRLVAEGEQVRRRRECLACGERFTTFETAELVLPRLIKQDGSRQPFDEEKLRAGMQRALEKRPVSVERLEAALAHIKHKLRATGEREVKSLVVGELVMGELQKLDEVAYIRFASVYRRFQDLNEFREEIDRLAREPGKE from the coding sequence ATGCACTGTCCCTTCTGCGGTGCCAATGACACCAAAGTCATCGACTCCCGCCTCGTCGCCGAAGGCGAGCAAGTACGCCGCCGACGCGAATGCCTGGCCTGCGGCGAGCGCTTCACCACGTTCGAAACCGCCGAGCTGGTCTTGCCGCGCCTGATCAAGCAGGACGGCAGCCGCCAGCCTTTCGATGAAGAAAAGCTGCGTGCCGGCATGCAGCGCGCCCTTGAAAAGCGTCCGGTGAGTGTCGAGCGTCTTGAAGCGGCGCTGGCCCACATCAAGCACAAGCTGCGGGCAACGGGTGAACGTGAAGTCAAATCTTTGGTGGTTGGTGAGCTGGTCATGGGCGAGTTGCAAAAGCTCGACGAAGTGGCCTATATCCGATTTGCCTCGGTGTACCGCCGCTTTCAGGATCTCAACGAATTTCGTGAAGAAATCGACCGTCTGGCCCGCGAGCCGGGTAAGGAATGA
- the ribD gene encoding bifunctional diaminohydroxyphosphoribosylaminopyrimidine deaminase/5-amino-6-(5-phosphoribosylamino)uracil reductase RibD → MSAVLTEQAALDVHYMARALELARKGLYSTHPNPRVGCVIVRDGQIVGEGWHARAGEPHAEVHALRQAGELARGATAYVTLEPCSHQGRTPPCADALVDAGLVRVVAAMQDPNPEVSGRGLLRLMNAGIGVQCGVLESEARALNKGFLKRMETGRPYIRVKLAMSLDGRTAMASGESQWITGPEARSAVQRLRAQSSVVLTGADTVLADNARLTVRPDELGLDAEMSALAASRPPLRVLIDGRLRVPLDAPFFQAGSALVVTCAAASARGRYQEEGHEMLALADSAGHVDLRKLMGELATRGVNEVLVEAGPRLAGAFARLGLVDEFQIFIAGKFLGSSARPLLDLPLAQMSEALELNIVEMRAVGKDWRVIALPVFAPGV, encoded by the coding sequence ATGAGTGCAGTGTTGACTGAGCAGGCCGCCCTCGACGTTCATTACATGGCTCGCGCGCTGGAACTGGCGCGCAAGGGCCTTTACTCCACACACCCCAATCCGCGAGTCGGCTGCGTCATCGTGCGTGATGGCCAGATCGTCGGTGAGGGCTGGCATGCCCGTGCAGGCGAGCCGCATGCCGAGGTGCATGCGCTGCGTCAGGCGGGTGAGCTTGCCCGGGGCGCAACGGCTTACGTCACGCTTGAGCCGTGCAGTCATCAGGGGCGTACGCCGCCCTGTGCCGATGCCCTGGTGGATGCCGGGCTGGTGCGAGTCGTTGCCGCGATGCAGGACCCTAATCCCGAAGTCTCCGGTCGCGGACTGCTACGCCTGATGAATGCTGGCATCGGTGTTCAATGCGGCGTGCTGGAAAGCGAAGCACGGGCGCTGAACAAAGGCTTTCTCAAGCGCATGGAAACCGGCCGGCCTTATATAAGGGTCAAGCTGGCCATGAGCCTGGATGGTCGAACTGCCATGGCCAGCGGTGAAAGCCAATGGATCACTGGCCCGGAAGCCCGCTCGGCGGTGCAACGCCTGCGCGCGCAGTCAAGTGTGGTCCTGACGGGTGCTGACACGGTGCTGGCAGACAATGCACGCCTGACCGTGCGCCCTGACGAGCTGGGGCTGGACGCAGAAATGAGTGCCTTGGCCGCCAGCCGTCCGCCGTTGCGCGTATTGATTGACGGGCGCTTGCGTGTGCCGCTGGACGCGCCGTTCTTTCAGGCTGGCAGTGCGCTGGTCGTGACCTGTGCCGCTGCGTCAGCGCGGGGTCGTTATCAGGAAGAAGGCCACGAGATGCTCGCGCTGGCCGACAGCGCCGGTCACGTAGACCTGCGCAAGCTGATGGGCGAGCTCGCAACCCGTGGCGTCAACGAGGTCCTGGTCGAGGCCGGTCCGCGCCTGGCGGGTGCGTTTGCGCGTCTCGGGCTGGTCGACGAGTTTCAGATTTTCATCGCGGGGAAGTTTCTCGGCTCATCGGCCCGGCCGCTGCTTGACCTGCCGCTGGCGCAGATGAGTGAAGCGCTGGAGCTGAATATCGTGGAAATGCGGGCCGTCGGCAAAGACTGGCGAGTCATTGCTCTCCCTGTCTTCGCACCCGGCGTATAA
- a CDS encoding riboflavin synthase, producing MFTGIIESIGSIRALTPKGGDVRVYVETGKLDLSDVKLGDSIAVNGVCLTAVELPGDGFWADVSRETLTVTAFVDLKSGSRVNLEKALTPTTRLGGHLVSGHVDGVGEIVSRAENARAIQFTVRAPRELAKYIAHKGSITVDGTSLTVNSVNGAEFELTIVPHTWSETIMADYQPGRKVNLEVDLLARYLERLLLGDKAAEPGHGTITESFLAENGYLKS from the coding sequence ATGTTTACCGGCATTATCGAATCAATCGGCAGCATCCGCGCCCTGACCCCCAAGGGTGGCGACGTCCGCGTTTACGTGGAAACCGGCAAGCTCGACCTGAGCGACGTCAAACTCGGTGACAGCATTGCCGTGAATGGCGTGTGCCTGACCGCTGTCGAGCTGCCTGGCGACGGCTTCTGGGCAGACGTCAGTCGGGAGACCCTGACTGTTACTGCCTTTGTCGACTTGAAGAGCGGCAGTCGGGTCAATCTGGAAAAGGCCCTGACACCGACCACGCGCCTGGGTGGTCACCTGGTCAGCGGGCATGTCGACGGCGTAGGCGAAATCGTCTCCCGTGCCGAGAATGCCCGCGCCATTCAGTTCACGGTGCGTGCGCCACGTGAGCTGGCCAAATACATCGCCCACAAAGGCTCGATCACGGTCGACGGCACCAGCCTGACTGTCAACTCGGTCAACGGCGCGGAATTCGAGCTGACCATCGTGCCGCATACCTGGAGCGAAACCATCATGGCCGACTACCAGCCAGGCCGTAAGGTCAATCTGGAAGTCGACCTGCTGGCGCGTTATCTGGAGCGTCTGTTACTGGGCGACAAGGCTGCCGAGCCGGGCCACGGTACGATCACCGAAAGCTTTCTGGCCGAGAACGGCTACCTGAAATCCTGA
- the ribBA gene encoding bifunctional 3,4-dihydroxy-2-butanone-4-phosphate synthase/GTP cyclohydrolase II encodes MALNSIEELVEDIRQGKMVILMDDEDRENEGDLIMAAECVKPEHINFMARFARGLICMPMTRERCETLKLPLMAPRNGSGFGTKFTVSIEAAEGVTTGISAADRARTVQAAAAKDAKAEDIVSPGHIFPLMAQAGGTLARAGHTEAACDLARMAGFEPSGLICEVMNDDGTMSRRAELEAFAQQHDIKIGTIADLIHYRMIHERTVQRIAEQPMDSELGSFNLVTYRDSVEGDVHLALTLGKICAEEPTLVRVHNMDPLRDLLMVKQPGRWSLRAAMRAVNEAGSGVVLLLGHPLDGDVLLAHIRETAGQQPIKTPTTYSTVGAGSQILRDLGVRKMRLMSSPMKFNAISGFDLEVVEYVPSE; translated from the coding sequence GTGGCGCTCAACAGTATCGAAGAACTGGTTGAAGACATTCGCCAAGGCAAGATGGTCATCCTCATGGATGACGAAGACCGCGAGAACGAAGGCGACCTGATCATGGCCGCCGAGTGCGTGAAGCCCGAGCACATCAACTTCATGGCACGTTTCGCCCGAGGTCTGATCTGCATGCCGATGACTCGCGAGCGCTGCGAAACCCTCAAGCTGCCCCTGATGGCGCCGCGCAACGGATCAGGTTTCGGCACCAAGTTCACCGTTTCCATCGAAGCCGCCGAAGGCGTGACTACCGGCATCTCGGCAGCCGACCGCGCACGCACCGTGCAGGCTGCCGCCGCCAAGGACGCCAAAGCCGAAGATATCGTCAGCCCGGGGCACATTTTCCCGTTGATGGCTCAGGCCGGCGGCACCCTGGCACGCGCCGGTCACACCGAAGCAGCGTGTGATCTGGCGCGCATGGCCGGTTTCGAGCCGTCGGGCCTGATCTGCGAGGTCATGAACGACGACGGCACCATGTCGCGTCGCGCCGAACTCGAAGCATTTGCCCAGCAACACGACATCAAGATCGGTACCATCGCCGACCTGATTCACTACCGGATGATCCACGAACGTACCGTTCAGCGGATTGCCGAGCAACCGATGGACAGCGAACTGGGCAGTTTCAACCTGGTGACTTACCGCGATTCGGTCGAGGGCGATGTGCATCTGGCACTGACCCTGGGCAAGATCTGCGCAGAAGAGCCGACCCTCGTACGTGTTCATAACATGGATCCGCTGCGCGACCTGCTGATGGTCAAGCAGCCCGGCCGCTGGAGCCTGCGCGCTGCGATGCGCGCGGTTAACGAGGCCGGCAGTGGGGTAGTGCTGTTGCTGGGGCACCCTCTGGATGGCGATGTATTGCTGGCCCATATCCGCGAAACCGCCGGGCAACAACCGATCAAGACGCCGACCACTTACAGCACGGTCGGCGCCGGTTCGCAGATCCTTCGTGACCTCGGTGTGCGCAAAATGCGCCTGATGAGTTCACCGATGAAGTTCAATGCGATATCCGGTTTCGATCTGGAAGTTGTAGAATACGTGCCCTCCGAATAA
- the ribH gene encoding 6,7-dimethyl-8-ribityllumazine synthase, protein MTLKTIEGTFIAPQGRYALVVGRFNSFVVESLVSGAVDALVRHGVSESDITIIRAPGAFEIPLVVQKVAQRSEFSAIVALGAVIRGGTPHFEYVAGECVKGLSQVSMEFGIPVAFGVLTVDSIEQAIERSGTKAGNKGAEAALSAIEMVSLLSQLEAK, encoded by the coding sequence ATGACCTTGAAGACCATCGAAGGTACTTTCATCGCTCCCCAGGGCCGTTACGCTCTGGTGGTTGGCCGTTTCAACAGCTTCGTCGTGGAAAGCCTGGTTAGCGGTGCCGTTGATGCGCTGGTGCGCCACGGCGTCAGCGAAAGCGACATCACCATCATCCGCGCGCCGGGTGCTTTCGAGATTCCGCTGGTCGTGCAAAAAGTCGCTCAGCGCAGCGAGTTTTCGGCCATCGTCGCGCTGGGCGCGGTGATTCGTGGCGGTACTCCACACTTCGAATACGTCGCAGGCGAGTGCGTCAAAGGCTTGTCCCAGGTTTCCATGGAGTTCGGCATCCCAGTCGCTTTCGGCGTGTTGACGGTCGATTCGATCGAACAGGCCATCGAGCGTTCCGGCACCAAGGCCGGTAACAAGGGCGCTGAAGCTGCGCTGTCCGCCATCGAAATGGTCAGCCTGCTGTCGCAGTTGGAGGCCAAGTGA
- the nusB gene encoding transcription antitermination factor NusB encodes MISDDTDQFNPRDAKAPEIAKGKSAKRREARQMATQALYQRHMAGHALNEIEAQFRVDNDFSNVDGTYFRELLHGVATNQTEIDAALAPCLDLTIEELDPIELAVLRLSTFELLKRIDVPYRVVINEGIELAKVYGSTDGHKFVNGVLDKLAPRLREVEVKAHKR; translated from the coding sequence GTGATTTCCGACGATACCGACCAGTTCAACCCACGTGACGCCAAAGCGCCGGAAATCGCCAAAGGCAAGAGCGCCAAACGTCGCGAAGCGCGGCAGATGGCAACTCAGGCCCTGTACCAACGGCACATGGCTGGCCACGCGTTGAACGAAATCGAAGCACAGTTTCGTGTCGACAATGATTTCAGCAACGTTGACGGCACTTACTTCCGTGAGCTGCTGCACGGTGTGGCGACCAACCAGACCGAAATCGACGCTGCTCTGGCACCTTGCCTTGATCTGACCATCGAAGAACTCGACCCGATCGAGCTGGCGGTACTGCGCCTGTCCACCTTCGAACTGCTCAAGCGCATCGACGTGCCTTATCGCGTGGTGATCAACGAAGGCATCGAGCTGGCGAAAGTCTACGGCTCCACTGACGGCCACAAGTTCGTCAATGGTGTGCTGGACAAGCTGGCACCGCGCCTGCGTGAGGTCGAAGTGAAGGCCCACAAGCGCTGA
- the thiL gene encoding thiamine-phosphate kinase, whose protein sequence is MGEFELIRNYFAAAPCAQAGEEVALGIGDDCALLALPPGEQLAISTDTLVAGVHFPDICDPFLLGQRALAVSASDLAAMGARPIAFTLALTLPHVDSDWLQAFARGLNQMAQGCALRLIGGDTTRGPLSLTMTVFGSLPTGLALTRSGAREGDLLCVGGALGEAAGALPLVLNQLSAEASIAAPLLARYWSPQPQLALGQALRGRATSALDISDGLLADCGHIARASGVRLLIERDRLPISEPLLALLGLQVAQQAALSGGDDYILAFTLPSAQMPGLQAAGWPVHVIGRVEAGQGVVLLDSAGNDITPDTRGYQHFGSAACRDS, encoded by the coding sequence ATGGGAGAGTTCGAGCTGATCCGCAATTACTTCGCCGCCGCGCCCTGTGCGCAGGCGGGAGAAGAAGTTGCGCTGGGGATCGGCGACGACTGCGCGCTGCTGGCGTTGCCGCCCGGCGAGCAGTTGGCGATCTCGACCGACACCCTGGTTGCCGGGGTGCATTTTCCCGATATCTGCGACCCTTTTCTGCTCGGCCAGCGTGCCCTGGCAGTGTCTGCCAGTGATCTGGCGGCCATGGGCGCTCGCCCGATTGCCTTTACCCTTGCCTTGACCCTGCCGCACGTCGATTCCGACTGGCTGCAGGCATTCGCGCGTGGTCTGAACCAGATGGCGCAAGGCTGTGCGCTGCGCCTGATTGGCGGTGATACCACCCGTGGTCCGCTTAGCCTGACGATGACGGTTTTTGGCAGTCTGCCCACCGGGCTTGCCCTGACCCGCAGCGGCGCTCGCGAAGGCGATCTGTTGTGTGTCGGCGGCGCGCTCGGCGAGGCTGCTGGAGCATTGCCACTGGTATTGAATCAGCTTAGCGCCGAGGCTTCGATTGCCGCGCCTTTACTGGCCCGCTACTGGTCGCCACAACCGCAGTTGGCGCTGGGCCAGGCCTTGCGCGGCAGGGCTACATCGGCACTGGATATCTCCGACGGTCTGCTCGCGGACTGCGGGCATATCGCCCGTGCTTCGGGTGTGCGTCTGCTGATCGAACGCGACAGGTTACCTATATCGGAGCCACTGCTGGCGCTGCTCGGTCTGCAGGTCGCGCAGCAAGCAGCACTGAGTGGCGGTGACGATTACATTCTGGCGTTCACCTTGCCATCCGCGCAGATGCCCGGTTTGCAGGCTGCCGGCTGGCCCGTGCATGTGATTGGGCGGGTGGAAGCCGGGCAGGGCGTGGTCTTGCTCGACAGTGCCGGTAACGACATCACGCCCGATACGCGCGGCTATCAGCATTTCGGCAGCGCGGCGTGCAGGGACAGCTAA
- the ribA gene encoding GTP cyclohydrolase II, protein MPVVFVAASKLPTPFAEFAMHGFIESATGREHVVLSLGDVADGAPVLGRVHSECLTGDALFSQRCDCGSQLEAALRAIATEGRGILLYLRQEGRGIGLMNKIRAYELQDGGADTVEANERLGFAADQRDYAICLPMLQHLGVQSLRLMTNNPRKVKALTDMGIKVSERVPLHTGQNPHNRLYLATKAGKLGHMMGNEHQSEVGPA, encoded by the coding sequence GTGCCCGTCGTATTTGTTGCCGCTTCCAAGCTGCCTACACCCTTTGCAGAATTTGCCATGCACGGCTTTATCGAGTCGGCAACCGGCCGTGAACATGTTGTCCTGAGTCTGGGTGACGTCGCGGATGGCGCACCGGTTCTTGGTCGTGTGCATTCCGAGTGCCTGACAGGCGACGCGCTGTTCAGCCAGCGTTGCGATTGCGGCTCCCAGCTTGAAGCAGCCTTGCGCGCCATCGCCACCGAGGGCCGCGGCATATTGCTGTATCTGCGTCAGGAAGGCCGCGGTATTGGCCTGATGAACAAGATCCGCGCCTATGAGTTGCAGGACGGTGGTGCCGATACCGTCGAGGCTAATGAGCGTCTGGGCTTTGCTGCCGATCAACGTGATTACGCGATCTGCCTGCCGATGCTTCAGCATCTGGGGGTCCAGTCGCTGCGCCTGATGACCAATAACCCACGCAAGGTCAAAGCGCTGACCGACATGGGCATCAAGGTTTCCGAGCGAGTGCCGCTGCACACCGGACAAAACCCGCATAATCGACTTTATCTGGCGACCAAGGCCGGCAAGCTGGGACATATGATGGGCAATGAGCATCAGAGCGAGGTCGGTCCGGCGTGA